From a region of the Nitrospirota bacterium genome:
- the bioF gene encoding 8-amino-7-oxononanoate synthase, which translates to MFEHELSQLDEQHLLRRLRIVDSYSGSRITIHNREMLLLCSNDYLGLANHPSLRQAAVQAMERYGFGAGASRLISGTSRLHQALEDRIARFKGAEAALVFNSGYAANTGIIPAIAGTGDMILSDSLNHASIIDGCRLSKAEVRVYRHKDAGQVETFLKKGRNAGRKLIVTDGVFSMDGDIAPLQDLLTLAEKYDAILMVDDAHGAGVLGETGRGTVEHLGLSGRVHIQMGTLGKAFGSFGAYAAGSKDLINMLINQARSFIYSTALPPSVCAASLAAIDIVEQEPELRDKLWKNRSRFVNGLKSIGISTGNSETPIIPIIIGDPVRALTAAEKLFEYGIYVPAIRPPTVPANAARIRTTVTAAHTGEDIDSALDIFRKLKQEGYL; encoded by the coding sequence ATGTTTGAACACGAGCTGTCACAATTAGATGAGCAGCACCTCCTGCGGCGACTCAGGATTGTTGACTCTTATAGCGGAAGCCGGATAACGATTCACAACAGGGAAATGCTGCTTCTGTGCTCCAACGACTACCTTGGCCTCGCAAATCACCCTTCATTGCGTCAGGCCGCCGTGCAGGCGATGGAGCGCTACGGCTTCGGAGCAGGAGCGTCGAGACTTATTTCGGGAACGAGCCGGCTGCATCAGGCTCTTGAGGATAGAATTGCGCGCTTCAAGGGTGCGGAGGCAGCGCTCGTTTTCAACTCCGGATATGCTGCTAATACCGGCATTATCCCTGCGATCGCAGGGACCGGAGACATGATCCTGAGCGACAGTCTGAACCATGCGAGCATCATCGACGGCTGCCGTTTGAGCAAGGCGGAGGTAAGGGTATATCGTCACAAGGATGCGGGGCAGGTCGAGACGTTTTTAAAAAAAGGCCGGAACGCCGGACGAAAGCTTATCGTCACCGATGGCGTTTTCAGCATGGATGGTGACATTGCGCCGCTCCAGGACCTCCTAACCCTTGCCGAAAAATATGACGCGATACTCATGGTTGATGACGCCCACGGCGCCGGCGTACTCGGGGAAACGGGCAGGGGGACGGTCGAGCATTTAGGGCTCTCCGGCCGCGTCCATATCCAGATGGGTACGCTCGGAAAGGCATTTGGTTCATTCGGGGCGTATGCCGCGGGAAGTAAAGACCTCATCAATATGCTCATCAACCAGGCAAGAAGTTTTATCTACAGCACTGCTTTGCCGCCTTCGGTCTGCGCGGCGTCGCTCGCGGCGATCGATATTGTCGAGCAGGAACCGGAACTCAGGGACAAGCTCTGGAAAAACCGCAGCAGGTTTGTCAACGGCCTCAAATCGATCGGGATCAGTACAGGGAATTCCGAAACGCCCATCATCCCCATCATCATCGGCGATCCCGTCCGGGCGCTTACAGCAGCGGAGAAATTGTTCGAATACGGCATTTACGTCCCCGCGATCCGTCCTCCCACGGTGCCGGCCAATGCCGCGCGAATAAGGACCACGGTTACGGCTGCTCATACCGGGGAAGATATTGATTCAGCGCTTGATATTTTCAGAAAACTTAAACAGGAAGGGTATCTTTAA
- a CDS encoding 6-carboxyhexanoate--CoA ligase — MEQYNLYSIRMRASVGNKHVSGAERIISSEKLDAAVQTLVTRARNKNFTPEQIVITIDRLENIPFTTLTALDLVTIKTPDMTAGRSVAFRILQSLDISEPAAMAAINHLCNGATPHGNSMRGAMIIDMRTGERLEPDHERGVRASRFDWTDEALVTITRKLAAIGLTHFRTHEALALATKVAYAPGMVAELCWSDDPDYTAGYVASRSIGYVRFPMLKLPGDMNGGRVFFVDRNTLDLDAFIRYLQAEAVLIADSGECRPAIEPADYFKKYR; from the coding sequence ATGGAACAGTACAACCTCTACAGCATCCGCATGCGGGCATCAGTCGGGAATAAACATGTCTCAGGCGCTGAGCGGATCATCTCTTCGGAAAAATTAGATGCTGCCGTGCAGACGCTCGTTACGCGTGCCCGGAACAAGAATTTCACGCCTGAACAGATCGTGATAACCATTGATCGTCTCGAAAACATACCGTTCACTACGCTGACCGCACTTGATCTTGTCACCATCAAAACACCCGATATGACCGCAGGGCGTTCAGTCGCTTTCAGGATATTACAGTCACTGGACATATCGGAACCGGCTGCCATGGCCGCGATCAATCATCTTTGCAATGGCGCAACGCCTCATGGCAACTCCATGCGCGGCGCCATGATCATTGACATGCGCACCGGCGAACGGTTGGAACCCGATCATGAGCGGGGTGTTCGGGCATCACGGTTCGATTGGACCGATGAAGCGCTTGTAACCATAACCAGAAAGCTTGCAGCGATAGGCCTCACGCACTTCCGCACCCATGAGGCCCTGGCCCTCGCCACCAAAGTCGCATACGCGCCCGGCATGGTTGCCGAACTCTGCTGGTCTGACGATCCCGATTATACTGCGGGATACGTGGCTTCCCGGAGCATTGGGTATGTCCGTTTCCCAATGTTGAAATTACCGGGCGATATGAACGGTGGAAGGGTATTTTTTGTCGATAGGAACACCCTGGACTTGGATGCATTCATCAGATATCTTCAGGCTGAAGCAGTGTTGATCGCGGACAGCGGCGAGTGCCGGCCTGCTATTGAACCTGCTGATTATTTCAAGAAATATCGATAG
- the bioB gene encoding biotin synthase BioB: protein MSMPMKQRISDVLDRVLSGKNIDYGMVSELSQAKGADLWDLFAAAGRVRGHFRGEAVDICSIVNAKSGACSEDCSYCAQSVHHSTGAPVYPLISVDRIAEAAASSKMNGAKRFCIVTSGRGIDSHRDLENIARGIQRVRDSGLSPCATLGTLTRDQLSYLKDAGLERYHHNIETSREFFPRICTTHGFDERLEVLRNARFLGLSACSGGILGMGESMEDRIKMAFTLRELDVDSVPINFLMPIMGTPLENVTAITPLEALHSLALFRLVLPRKEIRVCAGRGTTLGRLHPLIFAAGADGFMIGNYLTTSGLDPEEDLKMVRDLGLTH from the coding sequence ATGTCAATGCCGATGAAGCAACGTATCTCAGATGTCCTTGACAGGGTTCTGAGTGGCAAGAATATAGACTATGGCATGGTCTCTGAGTTATCGCAGGCAAAGGGCGCTGATCTCTGGGACCTGTTCGCAGCCGCGGGAAGGGTACGCGGACATTTCCGTGGAGAGGCTGTGGATATCTGCTCAATTGTGAATGCCAAGTCAGGGGCGTGCAGTGAAGATTGCTCCTATTGCGCGCAATCGGTCCATCACTCCACCGGAGCTCCGGTCTATCCTCTTATATCCGTTGATCGCATTGCCGAGGCGGCGGCAAGCTCAAAAATGAACGGAGCAAAAAGATTTTGCATCGTCACGAGCGGCCGCGGCATTGATTCACACCGTGACCTCGAAAATATCGCAAGGGGAATACAACGGGTCCGCGATAGCGGCCTTTCACCCTGCGCAACGCTCGGTACGCTTACCCGAGACCAGCTTTCGTACCTGAAAGATGCCGGACTGGAACGGTACCACCATAATATCGAAACCTCACGGGAGTTTTTTCCCCGCATATGCACGACCCATGGTTTCGATGAACGGCTTGAAGTCCTCAGGAATGCCCGTTTTCTTGGCCTCTCTGCCTGCAGCGGCGGCATACTCGGAATGGGAGAAAGCATGGAGGACCGGATCAAAATGGCATTCACCCTGCGCGAGCTCGATGTTGATTCGGTGCCGATCAATTTCCTGATGCCCATCATGGGTACGCCGCTTGAGAACGTGACTGCCATTACGCCGCTTGAGGCGCTTCATTCACTTGCCCTGTTCCGTCTGGTCCTGCCCCGGAAGGAAATACGCGTTTGTGCGGGCAGGGGAACGACGCTTGGCCGGCTCCATCCACTCATATTTGCGGCAGGCGCGGACGGTTTCATGATCGGCAATTATCTAACGACCTCGGGACTGGACCCGGAAGAAGACCTCAAGATGGTTCGGGACCTGGGTCTCACCCACTGA
- a CDS encoding phosphomannomutase/phosphoglucomutase has protein sequence MNALLNNDIFREYDIRGIADRDLTSPVIEEMGKAFASYLRPKGISTVIVGYDARLSSPRLCDDIVRGLTRADVDVTVIGLCPTPALYFSLYHLKQGAGVMITGSHNPSEFNGFKLCVGKETIYGEEIQKIRRIMEGADTSAQGSLLIGHGKEQSKPSPITHDLIVTHYPILPNYVKHLKDLFAGVTGPRLKIVLDSGNGTAGLAAPEIIRSMNCEVIELFTAPDGRFPNHHPDPTIPGNIATLIDTVRTEKADAGIAFDGDSDRIGVVDERGNILWGDQLMIIFSRDILRERPGATFVSEVKCSQIMYDDIRAHGGNAVMWKTGHSLIKAKMKELHAAMAGEMSGHLFFADRYFGYDDAIYAACRIVEILKNLKSDKGAGASLSTLLADLPRTFNTPEIRFDCPDNIKFKVVEKVKEAFLSGHGLSQRPREVITVDGVRAIFEKGWGLIRASNTQPVLVMRFEANDPASLETIRSMMEQQVNTIVAGLK, from the coding sequence ATGAACGCTCTTTTAAACAACGACATCTTCCGTGAATATGACATTCGCGGTATCGCGGATCGCGATCTTACCTCACCGGTCATTGAGGAGATGGGAAAGGCTTTTGCCTCCTACCTGAGGCCCAAAGGGATCAGTACCGTGATCGTGGGATACGATGCGCGCCTGAGCTCTCCACGGCTCTGCGACGACATTGTGCGAGGCCTCACCAGGGCCGACGTGGACGTTACGGTGATCGGTCTCTGTCCGACGCCGGCGCTCTACTTTTCACTCTATCACCTGAAGCAGGGCGCAGGGGTGATGATCACGGGAAGTCATAATCCATCCGAGTTCAACGGGTTCAAACTGTGCGTGGGCAAGGAAACCATCTATGGAGAAGAGATCCAGAAGATTCGGCGGATCATGGAAGGGGCGGATACATCAGCTCAGGGCTCATTGTTGATAGGTCATGGAAAAGAGCAATCCAAACCATCGCCTATCACCCATGACCTCATTGTCACCCATTATCCTATTCTTCCCAATTACGTGAAGCATCTAAAAGACCTGTTTGCCGGGGTAACCGGTCCACGCCTCAAGATCGTTCTCGATTCAGGTAACGGCACTGCCGGGCTCGCCGCTCCCGAGATCATTCGCAGCATGAACTGTGAAGTGATCGAGCTCTTTACCGCGCCGGACGGAAGGTTCCCCAACCACCATCCGGACCCGACAATCCCCGGAAATATTGCAACATTGATAGATACCGTCAGAACAGAGAAGGCCGATGCGGGTATCGCGTTCGACGGCGATTCGGACCGGATCGGCGTCGTAGATGAAAGAGGGAACATCCTTTGGGGCGACCAGCTTATGATCATCTTCTCCCGCGATATCCTGCGCGAACGACCGGGCGCCACGTTCGTGTCAGAGGTCAAATGCTCCCAGATCATGTATGATGACATACGGGCGCATGGCGGCAATGCAGTCATGTGGAAAACAGGCCATTCATTGATCAAGGCAAAAATGAAAGAGCTCCACGCCGCGATGGCAGGCGAGATGAGCGGGCATCTGTTCTTTGCCGACCGGTATTTCGGATATGATGACGCAATCTATGCCGCCTGCCGAATCGTCGAAATACTCAAGAACCTGAAGTCCGATAAGGGCGCCGGCGCATCGCTCAGCACCTTGCTCGCGGACCTCCCCAGGACCTTTAATACACCCGAGATCCGTTTTGATTGTCCTGATAATATAAAATTTAAGGTCGTAGAGAAGGTAAAAGAGGCCTTTCTTTCCGGACACGGCCTCTCGCAAAGACCCCGGGAGGTAATAACCGTGGATGGTGTGCGTGCAATATTCGAGAAGGGTTGGGGTCTCATTCGCGCCTCTAACACCCAGCCCGTTCTGGTCATGCGCTTTGAGGCAAACGATCCCGCATCCCTGGAGACCATCAGATCAATGATGGAGCAGCAGGTGAATACCATAGTCGCCGGCCTGAAATAA
- a CDS encoding four helix bundle protein, with protein MDEPADNVMFSFEKLDVWQKSVDYAHKVLHLIEKIETDRKHYRLIENCEASAVSVPSNIAEGCGRYSNKEFVQYLYIARGSLYESITQLILFSRSGWVTDQELRAMKKLSVEIGKMISALIRSLKSKRSNNQ; from the coding sequence ATGGATGAGCCGGCTGACAATGTCATGTTCAGTTTTGAGAAACTCGATGTATGGCAGAAATCGGTTGACTATGCCCATAAAGTGTTGCATTTGATTGAAAAGATTGAAACGGATCGAAAACATTATCGATTAATTGAGAACTGCGAAGCTTCTGCCGTATCAGTCCCTTCTAATATTGCTGAAGGTTGTGGAAGGTACTCAAACAAAGAGTTTGTGCAGTACTTGTATATTGCGCGCGGTTCATTGTACGAGTCCATAACGCAATTGATCCTATTCTCACGAAGCGGATGGGTTACCGATCAGGAACTTCGAGCAATGAAGAAGCTGTCGGTTGAGATTGGGAAAATGATTTCTGCCCTAATACGATCGCTGAAAAGCAAGCGATCCAATAACCAATAA
- a CDS encoding mannose-1-phosphate guanylyltransferase/mannose-6-phosphate isomerase gives MQKGQHHIFAVIMAGGSGTRFWPLSREKMPKQLLKIGAEDTLIQETVKRVLPLIKREDIFVVTNHGLSDAINTQLSSKFGETWDRNFILEPEAKNTAPALGLAALHLNRIDPEGIMVVFSADHSVRKADEFLRLLRIAGNAAADNYLVTLGIKPDRPETGYGYINAGEKIAHGSWLVADGDNRSEVCKVEAFVEKPNIDTAREYLRKGNYYWNSGIFVWKIRVLLQEIEKHAPSLHKGLMEIQKNIGTDKETEVITQVFKKLESISIDYAVMENTDRAAVIPADIGWSDVGSWTALDDVSDRDTSGNVIVGNVIDIDSRDSIIYAEKRLVATIGLKDVVVVDTPDATLVCSKDRAQDVKKVVEELKKRKTGEHLIHLTVHRPWGSYTILEEGDHYKIKRLVINPGTKLSHQLHNHRSEHWVVVSGTARVTNGENVYDVHPNESTYIPMSTKHRLENPGKIPVQIIEVQNGEYLEEDDIVRLDDDYNRHDGKTIKSLPTLP, from the coding sequence GTGCAAAAAGGTCAACATCATATTTTTGCGGTCATCATGGCCGGCGGTTCAGGCACACGGTTCTGGCCGCTCTCCCGGGAGAAGATGCCGAAGCAGCTGCTCAAGATCGGCGCCGAGGACACGCTCATCCAGGAGACGGTAAAACGTGTCTTGCCGCTCATCAAAAGGGAAGATATCTTCGTTGTTACGAACCATGGTTTGTCGGACGCCATCAACACGCAGCTGTCCTCCAAATTCGGCGAGACCTGGGACAGGAACTTCATCCTTGAGCCTGAGGCAAAGAACACCGCTCCTGCTTTGGGACTCGCTGCGCTGCATCTGAACAGGATCGATCCTGAAGGGATCATGGTTGTGTTTTCCGCTGATCATTCGGTCCGTAAGGCAGACGAATTTCTGCGTTTGCTTCGCATCGCGGGGAATGCGGCGGCTGACAACTATCTGGTCACGCTCGGGATAAAACCTGACCGACCGGAGACCGGCTACGGATACATCAATGCAGGAGAGAAGATAGCTCATGGCTCATGGCTTGTCGCTGATGGTGATAATAGATCGGAAGTATGCAAGGTGGAAGCCTTTGTCGAGAAACCGAATATTGATACGGCCAGGGAATATCTCAGGAAAGGGAACTATTACTGGAACAGCGGCATCTTTGTCTGGAAAATACGTGTACTTCTTCAAGAGATCGAAAAGCATGCGCCCTCACTCCATAAGGGGTTGATGGAGATCCAGAAGAACATCGGCACGGACAAGGAAACCGAAGTGATCACGCAGGTCTTTAAAAAACTCGAATCCATCTCAATCGATTACGCTGTCATGGAAAATACCGATCGGGCCGCGGTCATCCCCGCCGACATCGGTTGGTCGGACGTGGGAAGCTGGACCGCGCTGGACGATGTTTCGGACCGCGACACGTCAGGAAACGTCATTGTCGGCAATGTGATCGATATTGACAGCCGTGATTCCATCATTTATGCTGAAAAACGGCTGGTCGCTACGATCGGTTTGAAGGATGTCGTTGTCGTGGACACTCCTGACGCAACGCTGGTCTGCAGTAAGGACCGGGCGCAAGACGTTAAAAAAGTGGTCGAAGAACTCAAAAAACGCAAAACCGGCGAACACCTGATCCACCTCACTGTCCACCGGCCCTGGGGTTCCTATACGATCCTGGAAGAAGGCGATCATTACAAGATCAAACGTCTTGTCATCAATCCTGGAACAAAGCTTTCCCATCAGCTTCACAACCACCGGAGCGAGCACTGGGTCGTGGTTTCCGGGACCGCGAGGGTGACTAACGGCGAGAATGTCTACGATGTGCATCCGAACGAAAGCACCTATATCCCCATGTCAACGAAGCACCGCCTCGAAAATCCAGGCAAGATCCCGGTCCAGATCATTGAAGTCCAGAACGGCGAATATCTTGAAGAGGACGATATCGTCCGCCTTGATGACGACTATAACCGGCACGATGGCAAAACAATAAAATCCCTGCCGACGCTTCCGTAA
- a CDS encoding glycosyltransferase family 4 protein has product MRHRIAVQGHGPVKTAIVHDWLVTYAGAERALEQILSLYPEADLYSLIDFIPQGQRAFILNKQVKTSFLQSFPFAKKKYRSYLPFMPLAIEQFDLSAYDLVISSSHAVAKGVLTHDRQLHVCYCYTPMRYAWDLYQQYLHESGLDRGLKGIIARMVLHYVRMWDVASANRVDHFIAISHCIARRIQRVYGKEATVIYPPVDVDTFVPSTKKEGYYLTASRMVPYKKVKLIVESFSRMPDKKLIVIGDGPDYAKIRSVAGRNIELLGYQPSSVLKEYMQKARAFVYAAEEDFGIVTVEAQACGTPVIAFGRGGSLETVIPPGNEEHSAPTGILFSEQTIESLQNAVSIFEKSRDAFEGKHIRENALRFNAERFKREFKDFVGQALKQHISNKT; this is encoded by the coding sequence ATGCGCCATAGGATCGCCGTACAAGGTCATGGACCAGTGAAGACCGCCATCGTCCATGACTGGCTGGTCACCTATGCCGGTGCGGAACGGGCCCTTGAACAGATACTCTCCTTGTATCCCGAAGCGGATCTGTACAGCCTCATCGATTTTATTCCGCAGGGACAGAGGGCGTTCATCCTCAACAAACAGGTCAAAACGTCCTTCCTCCAGTCTTTTCCCTTTGCAAAGAAGAAATACCGAAGCTATCTTCCGTTCATGCCCCTTGCCATCGAGCAGTTCGACCTTTCAGCCTATGATCTGGTCATATCATCGTCACACGCTGTTGCAAAAGGCGTTTTGACCCATGATCGCCAACTGCATGTCTGTTATTGCTATACCCCCATGCGTTATGCATGGGACCTGTATCAACAATATCTGCACGAATCGGGGCTTGACAGGGGACTGAAGGGAATTATCGCCCGAATGGTCCTTCACTATGTCCGGATGTGGGATGTTGCCTCTGCGAACAGGGTGGACCACTTTATCGCGATCTCACACTGTATCGCACGGAGGATACAAAGAGTATATGGCAAAGAAGCAACCGTTATTTATCCGCCGGTGGATGTTGACACCTTTGTGCCATCCACAAAAAAGGAAGGGTATTACCTTACCGCATCCAGGATGGTCCCGTATAAGAAAGTCAAGCTGATCGTGGAATCCTTTTCACGGATGCCCGACAAGAAGCTGATTGTAATAGGCGATGGCCCCGATTACGCGAAGATACGGTCAGTCGCCGGCAGGAACATCGAACTTCTCGGGTATCAGCCGTCTTCGGTTCTGAAGGAGTATATGCAAAAGGCCAGGGCCTTTGTCTACGCCGCGGAAGAGGATTTCGGCATCGTCACGGTCGAGGCGCAGGCATGCGGGACCCCGGTCATAGCTTTCGGCAGAGGTGGTTCCCTGGAAACGGTCATTCCCCCTGGGAATGAGGAACATTCCGCTCCTACGGGCATTTTATTCTCCGAGCAGACCATTGAGTCGCTGCAGAATGCAGTCAGCATATTTGAAAAGAGCCGGGATGCGTTTGAGGGGAAACATATTCGCGAAAACGCTCTCCGCTTCAACGCGGAGCGGTTTAAAAGGGAATTCAAGGATTTTGTTGGCCAAGCTTTGAAGCAACACATCTCGAATAAAACGTAA
- a CDS encoding GDP-mannose 4,6-dehydratase has product MKKVLITGIDGFTGIYLEELLLKAGYDVYGLVYPTSRNEKHLSCNIVDKDDVIAALNAIKPDYIIHLAGISFVKHSDVRQIYDINFFGTLNILKALLEIGLKPDKIVLASSANVYGNPPTDIIDETICPVPVNHYAISKLAMEFKARTYFDRLNILITRPFNYTGIGQGGQFLIPKIVSHFKEGKQEIELGNLDVVRDFSDVRFVASVYKELMECNTSLEIVNICSGRGDSLKDILQKMSSIAKHELRTKINPDFVRKNEVKTLIGSNKKLVSFIGELKPYPIEETLKWMFYAP; this is encoded by the coding sequence ATGAAAAAAGTCCTTATCACCGGCATCGATGGCTTTACCGGAATCTATCTCGAAGAGCTGCTGCTGAAAGCGGGGTATGATGTCTACGGACTCGTATACCCGACGAGCAGAAACGAGAAGCATCTATCCTGTAATATTGTTGATAAGGATGACGTTATTGCGGCATTAAACGCAATCAAGCCTGACTATATTATCCATCTGGCCGGCATCTCCTTCGTCAAGCACAGTGACGTGAGGCAAATTTATGACATTAATTTCTTCGGTACCCTGAACATCCTGAAAGCTTTGCTTGAGATCGGACTCAAACCTGATAAAATTGTACTGGCCAGCAGCGCAAATGTTTACGGTAATCCTCCAACTGACATAATCGACGAGACCATTTGCCCGGTTCCGGTAAACCATTATGCGATCAGCAAACTTGCCATGGAGTTCAAAGCAAGGACCTATTTTGATCGCCTGAATATTCTGATAACAAGGCCGTTTAACTACACCGGGATAGGGCAGGGCGGTCAATTTCTCATTCCGAAGATCGTAAGTCATTTTAAAGAAGGAAAGCAGGAGATCGAACTCGGAAATCTCGATGTGGTCCGGGATTTTTCCGATGTGCGTTTCGTTGCGTCTGTTTATAAAGAACTGATGGAATGCAATACATCCTTGGAGATCGTGAATATCTGCTCCGGCAGGGGAGATTCCCTCAAGGACATTTTGCAAAAGATGAGTTCCATCGCCAAACATGAGTTACGAACAAAAATTAATCCGGATTTTGTCCGTAAGAACGAAGTAAAAACGCTCATCGGCTCAAATAAAAAATTGGTTTCTTTCATAGGCGAGTTGAAACCGTATCCCATTGAGGAGACATTGAAGTGGATGTTCTATGCGCCATAG
- the gmd gene encoding GDP-mannose 4,6-dehydratase has translation MKKAIITGITGQDGAYLTELLLSKGYEVYGTYRRTSSVNFWRLEELGAHANPNLHLVEYDLTDASASIRLLADIKPDEVYNLAAQSFVAVSFEQPITTANITGLGALHLLEAIRIVNPKIKFYQASTSEMFGKVQEIPQTERTPFYPRSPYAVAKLFAHWTTINYSESYDIFACSGILFNHESPLRGKEFVTRKITDAVAKISLGKSDVLELGNMDAKRDWGYAKEYVDGMYRMLQHDKPDTYVLATNQTQTVRQFVEMAFKTIGIALEWKGKQEKEIGLDKKTGKTMVRVNSKYYRPCEVEVLIGNPQKAKLKLGWEPKTSLEDLCKKMVEADIRRNRSGFSF, from the coding sequence TTGAAAAAAGCGATCATAACAGGCATCACCGGTCAGGATGGCGCGTATCTAACGGAACTGTTACTTTCAAAAGGATACGAAGTATACGGGACCTATCGGCGAACAAGTTCCGTGAACTTCTGGAGACTTGAGGAATTAGGCGCTCACGCCAACCCGAACCTGCATCTGGTCGAATATGACCTGACCGACGCAAGCGCGAGCATCCGGCTCCTGGCGGATATCAAGCCGGACGAAGTCTACAATCTTGCCGCCCAGAGCTTCGTGGCCGTGTCTTTTGAACAGCCGATCACTACAGCGAACATCACGGGTCTCGGCGCATTGCATCTGCTCGAAGCCATCCGCATTGTAAATCCTAAGATCAAGTTTTATCAGGCGTCGACGTCCGAGATGTTTGGGAAGGTTCAGGAGATTCCCCAGACCGAGAGGACTCCGTTTTATCCTCGCAGCCCGTATGCCGTTGCAAAGCTCTTTGCTCATTGGACCACGATAAACTACAGCGAATCGTATGATATATTCGCCTGCAGCGGCATTCTCTTTAATCATGAGTCCCCGTTACGCGGAAAAGAGTTCGTGACCCGCAAGATCACCGATGCGGTCGCGAAGATCAGTCTGGGTAAATCTGACGTCCTTGAACTCGGAAACATGGATGCCAAACGGGACTGGGGATATGCAAAGGAATATGTTGACGGCATGTATCGCATGCTCCAGCATGACAAACCGGACACCTATGTGCTTGCCACAAACCAGACCCAAACGGTACGGCAATTTGTCGAAATGGCCTTTAAGACAATCGGCATAGCTCTTGAGTGGAAAGGCAAACAGGAAAAGGAAATCGGTCTTGATAAGAAAACAGGAAAGACCATGGTCCGTGTTAATTCCAAGTATTATCGACCTTGTGAAGTGGAGGTTTTGATCGGCAACCCGCAAAAGGCCAAATTAAAACTCGGGTGGGAGCCAAAAACATCACTCGAGGACCTTTGCAAAAAGATGGTGGAAGCCGATATCAGAAGAAATCGAAGCGGTTTTTCATTTTAG